A window from Thalassophryne amazonica chromosome 15, fThaAma1.1, whole genome shotgun sequence encodes these proteins:
- the plrg1 gene encoding LOW QUALITY PROTEIN: pleiotropic regulator 1 (The sequence of the model RefSeq protein was modified relative to this genomic sequence to represent the inferred CDS: deleted 3 bases in 3 codons) codes for MTEDVQKHSVHTLVFRSLKRTHDMFVSDQASPVALDEQSHKLKMAVKLKSDYNAVLHMPVLKEGKDRVPQISNSIQVHQNYTQPVDDPEYLITGTYAYPSGPGVALTADTALHRNPSEAGVHSTALALPPSQVRQEASRTAASVAEIHRHVGGAERSSAVSLMEGGGTRNSLMRKAPVMPKPQWHPPWKLFRVISGHLGWVRSIAVEPGNQWFVTGSADRTIKIWDLASGKLKLSLTGHISTVRGVAVSDRSPYLFSCGEDKQVKCWDLEYNKVIRHYHGHLSAVYDLDLHPTLDVLMTCSRDATARVWDIRTKANVYTLTGHHNTVATVRCQSAEPQVVTGSHDSTIRLWDLIAGKTRTTLTNHKKSVRTLVLHPRQYTFASGSADNIKQWMFPEGNFIQNLSGPPAIIKHLAVNSDGVLVSGADMNHPLWDWRTGYNFQRIHAAVQPGSLDSESGIFACVFDRSESRLITAGADKTIKVYKEETPASEENHPINWKPEILKRKRF; via the exons ATGACTGAG GATGTCCAGAAGCACTCGGTCCACACTTTGGTCTTCAGGTCTCTCAAAAGAACTCATGATATGTTCGTGTCCGATCAGGCAAGTCCAGTGGCTCTGGACGAGCAGAG TCACAAGTTGAAGATGGCTGTAAAACTGAAGTCGGATTATAATGCCGTTTTACACATGCCTGTCCTGAAAGAAGGAAAAGACAGAGTTCCACAGATTTCCAACAGCATTCAAGTTCACCAGAACTACACACAGCCAG tagACGACCCAGAGTACCTGATCACTGGTACCTATGCTTATCCATCTGGACCTG gAGTGGCTCTGACCGCTGATACAGCATTGCACAGGAACCCGAGTGAGGCAGGAGTCCATTCTACTGCACTGGCCTTACCACCATCACAAGTCAG GCAGGAGGCGAGTCGCACTGCAGCCAGCGTCGCTGAGATCCACAGACACGTAGGAGGAGCCGAGAGATCAAGTGCTGTC TCTCTAATGGAAGGAGGCGGCACCAGAAACTCACTCATGAGGAAAGCACCAGTCATGCCTAAACCTCAGTGGCATCCACCATGGAAACTGTTTCGG GTCATCAGCGGTCACCTTGGCTGGGTGAGGTCCATCGCTGTGGAACCTGGGAACCAGTGGTTTGTCACCGGCTCTGCTGATAGAACCATAAAG ATTTGGGACTTGGCCAGTGGGAAGCTGAAACTTTCCCTGACAGGACACATCAGCACAGTTCGTGGCGTGGCGGTCAGCGATCGCAGCCCATACCTCTTCTCCTGTGGAGAAGACAAGCAGGTCAAGTGTTGGGATCTCGAATACAACAAA GTCATCAGGCACTACCACGGCCATCTCAGTGCCGTGTACGATTTGGATCTACATCCAACCTTAGACGTGTTGATGACGTGTAGCAGAGATGCCACGGCGAGG GTGTGGGACATCAGGACGAAGGCTAATGTGTACACGCTAACAGGCCACCACAACACAGTGGCA ACGGTCAGATGTCAGTCTGCAGAACCACAAGTCGTCACCG GGAGCCATGACTCGACCATCAGACTGTGGGATTTAATCGCAGGGAAAACCAGAACTACTCTGACCAACCACAAGAAGTCTGTCCGAACTCTGGTATTGCACCCCAGAca ATACACATTTGCCTCCGGT TCAGCTGATAACATCAAGCAGTGGATGTTCCCTGAGGGGAACTTCATCCAGAACCTATCGGGACCACCGGCGATTATTAAACACTTGGCTGTCAATTCTGACGGCGTGTTGGTGTCTGGAG CCGACATGAACCATCCCCTGTGGGACTGGAGGACGGGCTACAACTTCCAGCGGATTCACGCGGCGGTGCAGCCTGGATCTCTGGACAGTGAATCTGGGATCTTTGCTTGTGTGTTTGACCGCTCTGAAAGCAGACTGATCACC GCCGGAGCTGACAAGACCATCAAAGTCTACAAAGAGGAGACACCCGCG TCAGAAGAAAATCATCCCATCAACTGGAAACCAGAAATACTCAAGAGAAAGAGATtctaa